In the Malaclemys terrapin pileata isolate rMalTer1 chromosome 12, rMalTer1.hap1, whole genome shotgun sequence genome, one interval contains:
- the PFDN4 gene encoding prefoldin subunit 4, with protein MAATMKKAAAEDVNVTFEDQQKINKFARNTSRITELKEEIEVKKKQLQNLEDACDDMMMLDDEDSILIPYQIGDVFISHSQDETHEMLEEAKKNLQGEIEALESRVESIQRVLSDLKVQLYAKFGNNINLEADDS; from the exons ATGGCTGCCACCATGAAGAAAGCG GCTGCTGAAGATGTCAATGTTACTTTTGAAGATCAACAGAAAATTAACAAGTTTGCAAGAAATACCAGCAGGATTACAGAGCTGAAAGAAGAAATAGAAGTTAAAAAG AAACAACTTCAGAATTTGGAGGATGCATGCGATGACATGATGATGCTTGATGATGAAGATTCAATACTGATCCCCTATCAGATTGGTGATGTTTTTATCAGTCATTCCCAAGATGAGACACACGAGATGCTTGAGGAGGCAAAG AAAAACTTACAAGGAGAAATTGAAGCGTTAGAATCTCGAGTGGAATCAATTCAGAGGGTATTATCTGACCTGAAGGTTCAGCTTTATGCAAAATTTGGAAACAATATAAACCTTGAGGCTGATGACAGTTAA